The DNA sequence AAGATTCGGGCAATGGAAACCGGCAAGGAAAGGTCGCAACACAATTGCTTAAGACAAGATTTTTCTACCTTTCGGATCTGCCATCGCTTTTGCAACCAAAGCCTACCTCCTGACCGGTTTTTTCCCTTCCCAATCAACCAACAGAGCTCCGGCTATAAAAACCGTTGAATAAGTCCCCACCAGAAGTCCGATCAACATGGTCAAAGAGAAATCTTGAAGCATTCTCCCCCCAAAAATCAGGAGAGCCAGGACCGGCAATAAGGTGGTCAGGCTGGTATTAATGGTGCGGGATAGGGTTTCGTTGATACTCCGGTTCAAGGTGGCACAAAGCGGCTCCCGGCGGCGCATGGCAAAGTTTTCCCTCACTCGGTCCATGATCACGATTGAATCGTTGATCGAATACCCGAGGGTTGTTAACACGGCAGCAAGTACTGGGATTGTAAATTCACGCTGGAAAAGGGCCAGGATTCCGATGACCACCAACCCATCATGGGCCAGGGCGAGAACGGAGGTTACGGCCGGACGAAACTCAAAACGCAAACTCACATATAAGAGAATACCCAAAATAACCGCTATCAGAGCAATTACACCCAAACGTCTGAGGTCCGCACCGATGGCTGGACCGACTTCTTCGATCCTGACTAAATGCGCTTGACCGATATCTTCGGTTAAGTTTTCTTTGATGGCTTCTCTGGTTTCATCGGGTATCCGTAAGGTACGAATGACCACTTCGTTTTCGGAAAATTTCTGGATGATGCTTTGCGCAAGCGCCAAATCGGCCAGGGAACTCCGCACCTCTTCAACGCTGATTTCCTGGTCGAAACTGTATTGCAAGAGCAGCCCTCCGGCAAAATCGACACCATAATTCAAGCCCCGAGTAAAGAAGCTGATCAGGGATATCAAAATAATGATGGCTGAAATTATGTAGGCCGGTTTTCGGAAACTCATGAAATCTATATTCGTTTTTTTGATCAGCTCCATGGTGAACCCCCTGCATCCTCACGTCTTCATTTTTATGCGGCCAGCAAACATTTCAATCAGCATCCTGCTGATCCAAAGCCCGGTGAACATGCTACAAAGAATACCCAGACTCAAGGTGACTCCAAAACCCCTGATAGGTCCTGAAGCGAGTAAGAAAAGCATTGCAGCTGCAATCAGAGTGGTGATATTGGAATCAAGAATCGTCCGGAATGCTTTCGTAAAACCTGCCTCGATTGAGGCCCGCCAGGTTTTACCGGAACGGTTTTCTTCTTTTATTCTCTCAAATATGAGGATGTTCGCGTCCACCGCCATGCCGACCGTCAGAATGAACCCGGCGATCCCAGGAAGAGTCAGGGTGGCCTGCAGTCCAATGAACAGCGCCAGGAAAAATATCCCATAGCACAGCAGAGCCAGGTTGGCAACTACTCCGAAAGTACCGTAATAAATGAACATAAATATGAAAACCAGGATAATTCCAATCGCCGCGGCAAGAATCCCCGCGTTGATCGAATCCCTGCCTAAGGTGGGATCTATCGACCGGTTTTCGATCATTTCCACTTGGACAGGTAAAGCGCCGGCCCGTAAGAGAATAGCCAGATTCTGAGCTTCATCCAAGGTAAAGCGCCCGGTAATCTGGGCTTCTCCACGTAAAATCGGCTCCTGAACAACCGGATTGGAGATCAGGGATCCGTCGAGGTAAATACCGATCAACCGGCCAACGTTTTCCGTGGTGGCGGCAGCGAACAAGCGAGTTCCTTCCGAATCGAAATCGATACTGACCGACGGCCGGCCGAAACTGTCAAACTGAACCTGGGCGTCGCGCAGATTGGCTCCCGTCAGGAGTGTCTCTACGTCTTCATTTTTAAATTCCAACAGGGCCGTGCGTCCGATGATCTCCACCGCTCGTTCCGGATCGGTCACCCCGGGGAGTTGGACCATGATCCGGCGCTCTCCCTGACGGGCGATGACCGGTTCGGCAACCCCCAGTTGGTCGATCCGGTTTCTGATAATTTCCACCACGCGCCGCACGGCATCGTCATCAACGGGTGCGTCTGGAGTATCCACGCATTCAAGAACGATATGTGACCCACCTCGCAGATCTAAACCAAGACGTATCTTGTCTCTCACCGGGAGTATCACAATGAGCGAGATCGTGACCAGTGCCAGAGTGACCAGGAGTTTCCAGGGTAGCAGCCTCCTCCTCCTCAATGTGTCCTGCCTCCTTTTATACAGATCGGGGTTCTGTGGTTACTTTTTAGCAGAAACCGCGGATTTGGAGAATTCAACCTTGACATCTTTGGCCACTTCAATGACGATCGTTTCTTCACCGACCTGAACCACCATTCCATGCATCCCGCCGGCGGTGACGACCTTGTCACCCTTCGTGATCCCCTTCCATAGTTCCCGCTGCGCTTTCTGTCGCTGCTGTTGGGGACGGATAAGCAGGAAATAGAAAATGACGACAATGAATATCAAGGGGAGCAGTTGAGTAAAAGCTCCCGGAGCTCCCGGTTGCTGGGGTGTTGTCACTGCTGGTGCTTCGGTTGCGGCATGGGCGATTGAGAGAAAAAAACTCATCTGCTGATCACTCCTCTTTTATGGTTATTACCTCTTTACGGATTGTCCCACCGTCTGAGAAAATCCGTATAGAAATCCATGAAATAGCCTTCCTTTACTGATTTCCGTACGCTTTCCAATAACTCTACCATAAAAGAGAGGTTGTGTATAGTGGCAAGTTCAGCGGCCAAAATTTCTCCAGCTTTGAAAAGATGCCGGAGATATGCCCGTGAAAAGGTCCGGCAGGTAAAACATCCACAATCGGAATCAGGCGGACTGAAATCACGGGAATACTCTTCACGCTTGATATTCAAACGGCCGAACCGGGTTAAGAGAGAAGAATTTCTGGCGTTTCGAGTGGGCAATACACAGTCGAACATATCGATACCCCGAGCGACTCCTTCCAGAATACAGTCGGGAGAACCCACTCCCATCAAGTAACGGGGTCGGTCAACGGGAAGGATCGGCTCACAGGCTTCGATCATGGAATACATCAGGGGCTTTGGCTCACCAACGCTTAACCCTCCCAGGGCGTAACCGTCAAACCCGGTTTCAACGAGCTTACCGGCCGACCATCTGCGTAAATCTTCCTGCATGCCTCCTTGCGCGATCCCGAAAAGCAACTGGTTTGCTGAACAGAATGCCTCTTTACAACGTCTCGCCCAAAACATGCTGCGATGGGCGGCGGTCGTTTCCTGATGCAAGGTGGCAGGATACCCGATACACTGATCGAGGACCATGACGATATCAGCCCCGATATCCTTTTGAATCTGAATACAGGACTCCGGGGTCAGGGTATGGAGCGACCCATCCAGATGGGATCGGAAAGTTACTCCGCGATCATCGACGGTATTCAGGGCCGAAAGGCTGAACACCTGAAAACCTCCGCTGTCGGTCATCAGCGAACCATCCCAGGAAATGAAGGAATGTAGGCCACCTGCGTCCCGGAGAAGCGCTTCTCCGGGACGCAGGTGAAGATGATAGGTATTACACAGAAAAATGTCGACACCCAGGTCCCGCAGGCGATCAGGCGCCACAGCTTTGACTGTGCCCTGCGTCCCTACGGGCATAAACACCGGGGTTTCGATTTGGCCATGAGCCGTCTTAAGCAATCCCCGCCGGGCTCTGGAGCGGTTGTCAATCTGCAGCACCTCAAAATGTCCAATCACATCAACGATGCCTCCCCAGTAAAAAAACTGTGCAATCAATATTTGATTCTACTGCAATAAGTAATTTTGCTGCTTGACCCTTCTTATGATAGAAGAAGAAGCCCAGAAACTTTCGCTTCCCAGGCCTGTCTACGGCACTCTTGGTTCTGTTGATTTTCAGCTTGAGCACGCCTGCGAGGTATACAGTAATGCTCTGCATGACCCTCTGTCCGGCCCGTTCGCTTCTTACATAGATGTTACTATCATCGCCATAGCGGCAGAATTTGTGTCCGCGCTTCTCCAGTTCCTTGTCCAGTTCGTCGAGCATAATGTTGCTCAGCAGTGGACTTAGGGGGCCGCCTTGCGGACAGACCACCCAGTTGTAGCTTACCCTTGGCTAATGGTTCCCACTACCAAGCCCATAGCGGACTTTCACCGCCAAGCTATCGCCCATGCCGGGCGCACCGCAAAAAGGCCAAGGATGGCCTTTTCAGCATCACTGCAACCAGACGTGGTCATTGATGCGTGCGAGAAAATGCCAGATGAGGCGGGGCTGATGGCAACGGGGCCTTGCTGAAATGAGTTTTTGCAGCAAAATCATACTTATATCAAGGCGGAGATTCGATACCGCTCTCCTCGCTTGCCGGATTGCCGGAATTTAATTCAGAAATAGTAAAGGCAGCGCCGCCTTGCGTATCTACGGCTCTCTCTATCGCCTTCTTTTGTCTGGCAGAAAATCCTG is a window from the Atribacteraceae bacterium genome containing:
- the secF gene encoding protein translocase subunit SecF gives rise to the protein MELIKKTNIDFMSFRKPAYIISAIIILISLISFFTRGLNYGVDFAGGLLLQYSFDQEISVEEVRSSLADLALAQSIIQKFSENEVVIRTLRIPDETREAIKENLTEDIGQAHLVRIEEVGPAIGADLRRLGVIALIAVILGILLYVSLRFEFRPAVTSVLALAHDGLVVIGILALFQREFTIPVLAAVLTTLGYSINDSIVIMDRVRENFAMRRREPLCATLNRSINETLSRTINTSLTTLLPVLALLIFGGRMLQDFSLTMLIGLLVGTYSTVFIAGALLVDWEGKKPVRR
- the secD gene encoding protein translocase subunit SecD; its protein translation is MRRRRLLPWKLLVTLALVTISLIVILPVRDKIRLGLDLRGGSHIVLECVDTPDAPVDDDAVRRVVEIIRNRIDQLGVAEPVIARQGERRIMVQLPGVTDPERAVEIIGRTALLEFKNEDVETLLTGANLRDAQVQFDSFGRPSVSIDFDSEGTRLFAAATTENVGRLIGIYLDGSLISNPVVQEPILRGEAQITGRFTLDEAQNLAILLRAGALPVQVEMIENRSIDPTLGRDSINAGILAAAIGIILVFIFMFIYYGTFGVVANLALLCYGIFFLALFIGLQATLTLPGIAGFILTVGMAVDANILIFERIKEENRSGKTWRASIEAGFTKAFRTILDSNITTLIAAAMLFLLASGPIRGFGVTLSLGILCSMFTGLWISRMLIEMFAGRIKMKT
- the yajC gene encoding preprotein translocase subunit YajC, which gives rise to MSFFLSIAHAATEAPAVTTPQQPGAPGAFTQLLPLIFIVVIFYFLLIRPQQQRQKAQRELWKGITKGDKVVTAGGMHGMVVQVGEETIVIEVAKDVKVEFSKSAVSAKK
- the tgt gene encoding tRNA guanosine(34) transglycosylase Tgt, which translates into the protein MIGHFEVLQIDNRSRARRGLLKTAHGQIETPVFMPVGTQGTVKAVAPDRLRDLGVDIFLCNTYHLHLRPGEALLRDAGGLHSFISWDGSLMTDSGGFQVFSLSALNTVDDRGVTFRSHLDGSLHTLTPESCIQIQKDIGADIVMVLDQCIGYPATLHQETTAAHRSMFWARRCKEAFCSANQLLFGIAQGGMQEDLRRWSAGKLVETGFDGYALGGLSVGEPKPLMYSMIEACEPILPVDRPRYLMGVGSPDCILEGVARGIDMFDCVLPTRNARNSSLLTRFGRLNIKREEYSRDFSPPDSDCGCFTCRTFSRAYLRHLFKAGEILAAELATIHNLSFMVELLESVRKSVKEGYFMDFYTDFLRRWDNP
- a CDS encoding reverse transcriptase domain-containing protein, which encodes MVCPQGGPLSPLLSNIMLDELDKELEKRGHKFCRYGDDSNIYVRSERAGQRVMQSITVYLAGVLKLKINRTKSAVDRPGKRKFLGFFFYHKKGQAAKLLIAVESNIDCTVFLLGRHR